A part of Plasmodium coatneyi strain Hackeri chromosome 8, complete sequence genomic DNA contains:
- a CDS encoding Methionine aminopeptidase → MEHEKRECEVEDREDENQKDDQTPVTVTQNAENNNNCNGCGKELAKKLSCPICLKKKIYSYFCTQECFKNSWKEHVEKVHEKWKKEEEEKKKKFMQIVKKHLSAEHFDPTNRKYWIYDKHLKPFVNFVFTGNLRPWPITKKNAVPLHIKRPDYAITSIPESELMYKRKSDIYVNSQDEIENIREACILGRRTLDYAHSLVAPGVTTDEIDKKVHKFIIEHNAYPSTLNYYEFPKSCCTSVNEIVCHGIPDLRPLQNGDIINIDISVFFKGVHADLNETYFVGDVDKVPKEAKELVETCYFSLMESIKKCKPGMLYKNIGNIIDSYVSKKGFSVVRTYSGHGVGKLFHSNPTVPHFKKNKAVGIMKAGHVFTIEPMINQGHYSDVLWPDKWTSATSDGKLSAQFEHTLLITEKGVEILTKRLADSPSLGFDTKDELYEV, encoded by the coding sequence ATGGAACATGAGAAACGCGAGTGCGAGGTGGAGGACAGAGAGGATGAAAACCAAAAGGACGACCAGACCCCAGTCACCGTTACACAGAATGCcgaaaataacaacaattGTAACGGGTGTGGGAAGGAGTTAGCCAAAAAATTGAGCTGCCCAATAtgtctgaaaaaaaaaatttacagctACTTTTGCACACAGGAATGTTTCAAAAATTCGTGGAAGGAACATGTGGAAAAAGTGCatgaaaagtggaaaaaggaggaagaggaaaaaaaaaaaaagtttatgcAAATCGTAAAGAAGCATTTATCAGCAGAACATTTCGATCCAACAAATAGAAAATATTGGATTTATGACAAGCATTTGAAACCTTTCGTTAATTTTGTATTTACAGGGAATTTGAGACCTTGGccaataacaaaaaaaaatgccgtGCCGTTACATATAAAAAGGCCAGATTATGCAATCACGTCCATCCCCGAATCGGAGTTAatgtataaaaggaaaagcgatatatatgtgaatagcCAGGACGAAATTGAAAACATAAGGGAGGCATGCATATTAGGGAGAAGGACATTGGACTATGCTCACTCATTAGTAGCACCAGGAGTAACAACTGATGAGATAGACAAAAAAGTTcacaaatttattatagaGCATAATGCCTATCCGTCAActttaaattattatgaaTTCCCCAAATCGTGTTGTACGTCTGTAAATGAAATTGTGTGTCATGGAATTCCTGACTTGAGACctttacaaaatggggacatCATCAACATAGACATAAGTGTCTTTTTCAAAGGAGTACATGCAGATCTGAATGAAACCTACTTTGTTGGGGATGTGGACAAAGTGCCAAAGGAGGCCAAGGAACTCGTAGAGACATGCTACTTTTCCCTAATGGAGtcgataaaaaaatgcaaaccgGGAatgttatataaaaatattggaAACATCATAGATTCCTACGTGTCCAAGAAGGGATTTTCCGTGGTACGTACATATTCTGGTCATGGGGTTGGGAAACTGTTTCATTCCAATCCAACTGTTcctcattttaaaaaaaataaagccgTTGGGATCATGAAAGCTGGCCATGTGTTTACCATTGAACCGATGATCAATCAGGGACACTACTCTGATGTCTTGTGGCCTGACAAGTGGACCAGCGCCACGTCTGACGGGAAATTATCGGCTCAGTTTGAGCACACTTTGTTAATTACCGAGAAGGGTGTCGAAATTTTGACCAAGCGGTTGGCGGACTCGCCCAGTCTTGGATTCGACACGAAGGACGAATTGTACGAGGTGTAA
- a CDS encoding SICA antigen: MKTSNTERSAVVIPRQPQKTLPRVHEVSLLESYLPLALVFLGVSAMTYLLWKYFIFLRKKRQRYRRAHQVCGPPTLGEQLPDHVDDQYDGPHEYTLVKERRQPKSAPMRRTKRLKEQGVDGRVCHRTIIDIHLEVLDECQEGGLHSRKEDFFEILVQEFIGSDFIKEEFVPKEDVAYSGFRV; the protein is encoded by the exons ATGAAAACGTCGAACACAGAAAGATCAGCAGTGGTAATACCAAGACAACCACAGAAGACGCTACCCAGAGTTCATGAAGTCAGTCTTCTGGAGTcttaccttcctttggctCTTGTGTTCCTTGGTGTTTCTGCTATGACTTATttactttggaag tattttatcttccttcgtaaaaaaagacaacgttacagaagagctcatcaagtaTGTGGTCCTCCAACTTTGGGAGAACAACTCCctgatcatgtggacgaccagtatgatggtccacatgaatataccttagtaaaggaacgcagacAACCAAAATCTGCTCCAATGAGAAGAACGAAGAGGTTAAAAGAACAGGGCGTTGATGGCCGTGTGTGTCACcgtaccattattgatatccatttagaagtcttagacgaatgtcaagaAGGGGGCCTGCATTCGAGGaaagaagacttttttgaaattttggttcaagaatttatagGATCTGACTttataaaggaggaatttgttcctaaggaagatgttgcATAttcaggtttcagggtttag
- a CDS encoding Hsp60: MLSTLRGKVINNGSCTKKGVSILNAVQRRNISKDTRFGSDARMAMLTGCNKLADAVSVTLGPKGRNVIIEQSFGSPKITKDGVTVAKSIEFNNKLANLGAQMVKQVAANTNDKAGDGTTTATILARSIFQQGCKAVDSGMNPMDLLRGINKGVERVLEYLNSIKKDVTTTEEIFNVASISANGDKNIGQLIADTMKRVGKEGTITVTEGKTLQHELEIVEGIKFDRGYISPYFINNSKDQKVELDKPYILIHEKKISSVKSLLPILEHVLQNQSSLLVIAEDVDSDALATLIVNKLRLGLKICAVKAPGFGEHRKALLHDIAVMIGAKVVTEEAGLKLDDPDVVSYLGKAKSINVTKDSTLIMEGEGKKEEINERCESIRNSIKLNTSDYEKEKLQERLAKITGGVALIKVGGISEVEVNEIKDRIQDALCATKAAVEEGIVPGGGSALLFASKELDSVQTDNYDQRVGVNIIKDACKAPIKQIAENAGHEGSVVAGNILKEKNCNIGFNAQEGKYVNMIESGIIDPTKVVKTAISDAASIASLMTTTEVAIVDFKDAKADESNSHMNAVNSMGDMGGIY, translated from the exons ATGTTATCTACACTCCGCGGAAAAGTTATTAACAATGGCAGCTGCACGAAGAAGGGGGTTTCGATTTTAAACGCCGTTCAGAGGAGGAACATATCGAAGGACACACGGTTTGGTAGCGACGCCAGGATGGCCATGCTCACAG GATGCAACAAGCTGGCCGACGCCGTGAGCGTGACGCTGGGGCCCAAGGGGCGCAACGTGATCATCGAGCAGTCCTTCGGGTCACCTAAAATCACCAAAGACGGAGTGACCGTAGCGAAGAGCATCGAGTTCAACAACAAGCTAGCGAACCTCGGGGCGCAAATGGTAAAGCAAGTTGCAGCAAACACGAATGACAAGGCAGGAGATGGAACAACAACGGCTACCATCCTAGCTAGGTCCATATTTCAACAAGGCTGCAAAGCTGTAGACTCAGGAATGAACCCAATGGATTTACTAAGAGGAATAAACAAGGGAGTAGAACGGGTTCTAGAATACCTAAattccataaaaaaagatgtaACCACAActgaagaaatatttaacGTAGCTAGCATTTCAGCCAATGGTGATAAGAACATAGGTCAACTAATAGCAGATACGATGAAGAGGGTCGGAAAGGAAGGCACCATAACTGTTACGGAGGGAAAAACGTTACAACATGAGCTCGAAattgtggaaggaataaaatttgACAGAGGTTACATTTctccatattttattaacAACAGTAAAGATCAGAAAGTAGAACTAGACAAACCATATATCCTCATAcatgagaagaaaatttctAGTGTTAAGTCGTTATTACCCATTTTGGAACATGTGTTACAGAACCAGTCCTCCCTTTTAGTAATCGCAGAGGACGTAGATAGTGATGCCCTTGCCACCCTCATAGTGAATAAGCTGAGGTTAGggttaaaaatatgtgctgTGAAGGCGCCTGGATTTGGTGAACACAGAAAGGCCCTCTTACACGATATTGCTGTAATGATAGGAGCAAAAGTGGTAACCGAAGAAGCAGGACTGAAATTAGACGACCCAGATGTCGTGTCCTATTTAGGAAAAGCCAAGTCAATTAACGTAACAAAGGATAGTACCCTTATCATGGAgggtgaagggaaaaaggaagaaataaatgaaagatGCGAAAGTATAAGAAATTCTATTAAGTTAAATACGTCAGATtatgagaaagaaaaattacaagaACGACTAGCCAAAATAACTGGTGGAGTTGCTCTTATCAAAGTTGGAGGTATAAGTGAAGTAGAGGTGAACGAAATTAAGGACAGAATACAAGATGCTCTATGCGCAACGAAAGCTGCTGTTGAAGAAGGTATCGTCCCCGGAGGAGGAAgtgcattattatttgcttcCAAAGAATTAGATTCGGTGCAAACGGATAATTACGACCAAAGAGTCGGTGTAAATATTATCAAAGATGCGTGTAAGGCACCCATCAAGCAAATTGCAGAAAATGCAGGACATGAAGGATCCGTAGTTGCtggaaacattttaaaagaaaaaaattgtaacatAGGATTTAATGCCCAGGAAGGCAAGTATGTAAATATGATTGAGTCTGGTATTATCGACCCCACCAAGGTTGTCAAGACAGCCATTTCGGACGCAGCTTCTATTGCTTCACTTATGACCACCACGGAGGTAGCCATTGTCGATTTTAAGGACGCCAAGGCGGACGAGTCCAACTCGCATATGAACGCGGTAAATTCGATGGGTGACATGGGAGGCATTTACTGA
- a CDS encoding Ribonucleotide reductase small subunit, which produces MDKEHYHDQEVLLDAQNNDDILKENQFRWVMFPIKYKTFWSYYKEIESLFWTAEDYNFDKDKKFLESIDKSMLVKLLELICFYSLKDLHVYEEQALITSKMLDIIQIPEGRAFYGFQMCMENIHDEVYACIFETYIPDAKQKRAIINKVIQLDSVLKKQKWLTELFETNIPFYNKLVLIYISKVLFNGTLNILIGYCKENSMLPCLCNVHEKIHRDEYLHGDFSVMCCNHLNNKLKYESLLDYFKMAVKLEYQFAIEMLELSVLKIKKEQVKSFLEYLADTMLVNLKHPKYFNSKYPFTWPEFNKIVVSENQKTESVKKTEDIYGERQIVLDEDF; this is translated from the exons atggacaaagAGCATTATCACGACCAGGAAGTTCTCCTGGATGCCCAAAACAATGACGACATTCTGAAGGAGAACCAGTTCAGATGG GTTATGTTCCCCATCAAGTACAAAACGTTCTGG AGTTACTACAAAGAGATAGAATCCCTCTTCTGGACAGCCGAGGACTACAACTTTGATAAGGACAAGAAGTTCCTGGAGAGCATTGACAAGAGTATGCTCGTGAAGCTGCTCGAGCTGATATGTTTCTACAGTCTAAA GGACCTCCACGTATATGAGGAACAAGCTCTGATAACGAGCAAAATGCTGGACATCATTCAGATCCCGGAAGGACGCGCCTTTTACGGCTTCCAAATGTGCATGGAAAATATCCACGACGAAGTGTATGCATGCATCTTCGAAACGTACATCCCAGACGCCAAGCAAAAACGGGCCATCATCAACAAAGTCATACAGCTAGACAGTGTGttgaagaaacaaaaatggcTAACCGAATTGTTCGAAACAAATATACCCTTTTACAACAAACTCGTCCTTATCTATATATCCAAAGTTCTTTTCAACGGAACGCTAAATATCCTCATTGGATACTGTAAAGAGAATTCCATGCTTCCCTGTTTGTGTAATGTCCATGAGAAAATTCACCGGGATGAATACCTACATGGAGATTTCTCCGTTATGTGTTGCAACCATTTAAATAACAAGTTAAAATATGAAAGCCTTTTGGATTATTTCAAAATGGCTGTAAAATTGGAGTACCAATTTGCCATAGAAATGCTGGAGCTGTccgttttgaaaataaaaaaggaacaggtGAAGTCTTTTCTGGAGTACCTAGCGGATACTATGCTCGTCAATTTGAAGCACCCCAAGTATTTTAATTCCAAGTACCCCTTCACCTGGCCTGAGTTTAATAAG ATCGTGGTGAGCGAGAACCAGAAGACAGAATCTGTCAAGAAGACGGAGGATATTTACGGAGAGAGACAGATCGTCCTGGACGAGGACTTCTAA
- a CDS encoding Tubulin binding cofactor c, giving the protein MDQDLITNGCDNYEEILHTHVKDIEQQVLQLKSATPSDDNALAEVNKLCDRSIHLKDELSNVYFQFLKHSSVVIYEKKLKELIKEIESLKHALIQNKNREQFEVLNANCDDSFLLPEDDSPENEDESRELNNDWVDLNQHKLSFQDIHNERIVRGLGETECSSLLLDNLVNCEVVILDVLSSVLIRRIKNCTIWVAAVESSLLIYNCVDCNILTNSKQIRIHDSSETNFYINSVSSPIIENSKQLAFFPYILNYDGLSELLKKINISRDSDQWMKVLDFNWQNTQEKSPNFSVSEQAQMYHIKIGKKDLTKSDHEGATSGLHFVENFPEFLKKVD; this is encoded by the exons ATGGATCAGGACTTGATAACAAACGGGTGCGATAACTATGAAGAAATTCTTCACACACATGTAAAag ACATTGAACAGCAAGTGCTCCAACTGAAGAGCGCTACACCCTCAGACGATAATGCACTGGCAGAAGTCAACAAGCTCTGCGACAGAAGCATCCACCTGAAGGATGAGCTGTCCAATGTGTATTTCCAGTTCCTTAAGCACAGTTCGGTCGTGATATACGAAAAG aaACTGAAAGAACTGATAAAAGAAATCGAGTCCTTGAAACATGCGCTCATTCAAAACAAAAACAGAGAACAGTTCGAAGTTCTCAATGCAAACTGTGATGAcagttttctccttcccgAGGATGACTCCCCCGAGAATGAAGATGAAAGCAGAGAACTGAACAACGACTGGGTTGACTTAAACCAGCACAAGTTATCCTTCCAGGATATTCACAATGAAAG GATAGTGAGAGGCCTCGGAGAAACCGAATGTTCAAGCCTACTTCTGGATAACCTg gtcaACTGCGAAGTTGTAATACTCGATGTGCTAAGTTCGGTGTTAATACGGAGAATTAAAAACTGCACCATTTG GGTCGCGGCGGTGGAGTCGTCCCTCCTAATATATAACTGTGTGGACTGCAATATATTGACGAATTCGAAGCAA ATAAGAATACATGACAGCAGCGAAACGAACTTCTATATTAACTCAGTCAGTTCCCCCATCATAGAGAA CTCGAAacagctagctttttttccGTACATTTTGAATTACGATGGCTTGTCagaattattaaaaaaaattaacataagCAGAGATTCGGACCAGTGGATGAAAGTTTTAGATTTCAATTGGCAAAACACGCAG GAAAAGTCTCCTAACTTTAGTGTATCAGAACAAGCGCAGATGTATCACataaaaatagggaaaaaggaTCTCACGAAAAGTGACCATGAAGGAGCAACAAGTGGCCTACACTTTGTAGAAAATTTCCccgaatttttaaaaaaagtagatTAA